A portion of the Scleropages formosus chromosome 15, fSclFor1.1, whole genome shotgun sequence genome contains these proteins:
- the rgs6 gene encoding regulator of G-protein signaling 6 isoform X2 yields MAQGSRDQGGVGTADPDDDSPNMIVYRKIEDLVSRLQDEKAGGVPIRTVKSFLSKIPSVVTGADIVQWLMKNLSIEDPAEAIHLGSLIAALGYIFPISDHVLTLKDDGTFYRFQAPYFWPSNCWEPENTDYAIYLCKRTMQNKARLELADYEAENLARLQRAFARKWEFIFMQAEAQVKIDRKKDKTERKILDSQERAFWDVHRPVPGCVNTTEMDIRKCRREKNPQKVKKSVYGVTDEAQTHSPVHTPSQPIRKATKEDVQKEISFLNTQLDRHCMKMSKVADSLMSYTEQFLDYDPFVTMSEPSNPWISDDTTFWDLEASKDPSQQRVRKWGFSLEETLKDPAGRDQFLKFLESEFSSENLRFWLAVQDLKRRPLQDVPGRAQEIWQEFLAEGAPSSINLDSHSYERTSQNLKDPGRYSFEDAQEHIFKLMKSDSYARFLRSNAYQDLLLARKKGKSLTGKRLTGLMQSS; encoded by the exons ATCGAAGACCTCGTCAGTCGCCTCCAGGATGAGAAGGCCGGAGGTGTACCCATCCGGACAGTAAAGAGCTTCTTATCCAAGATCCCCAGTGTTGTCACAG GTGCAGACATTGTCCAGTGGCTGATGAAGAACCTCTCCATTGAGGACCCAG CCGAAGCTATTCATCTGGGGAGCCTCATCGCTGCCCTGGGCTACATCTTCCCAATCTCTGACCATGTTCTCACACTGAAGGACGATGGGACGTTTTATCGCTTCCAG GCTCCATACTTTTGGCCATCCAACTGCTGGGAGCCGGAGAACACAGATTACG CCATTTACCTTTGTAAGCGGACCATGCAGAACAAGGCCCGTCTGGAGCTGGCCGACTACGAGGCT GAGAACCTGGCCCGGCTTCAGAGGGCCTTTGCCAGGAAGTGGGAGTTCATCTTCATGCAAGCAGAGGCACAGGTCAA GATTGACAGAAAGAAGGACAAGACGGAGCGCAAGATCCTCGACAGCCAGGAAAGGGCATTCTGGGATGTCCATCGGCCAGTG CCAGGCTGCGTGAACACAACCGAGATGGATATCCGCAAATGTCGGAGAGAGAAGAACCcacagaaagtgaaaaag TCAGTGTATGGGGTGACCGATGAGGCCCAGACACACAGCCCCGTTCACACACCGTCACAGCCCATCAGGAAGGCCACCAAAGAGGACGTGCAGAAGGAG ATATCATTCCTAAATACACAACTGGACAGACACTGTATGAAAATGTCCAAAGTCGCTGACAG CTTGATGAGCTACACGGAGCAGTTCCTCGACTACGACCCTTTTGTGACGATGTCAGAACCCTCTAACCCATGGATCAGTGATGATACCACCTTCTGGGACCTAGAAGCCAG CAAGGACCCCAGTCAGCAGCGCGTCAGGAAGTGGGGTTTCTCGCTGGAAGAGACACTGAAAGACCCTGCAGGGCGGGACCAGTTCCTAAAGTTCCTTGAGTCCGAGTTCAGCTCAGAAAATCTACG GTTCTGGCTGGCGGTGCAAGACCTCAAGCGTCGCCCCCTGCAGGACGTCCCCGGTAGGGCCCAGGAAATCTGGCAGGAGTTCCTGGCAGAGGGCGCCCCCAGCTCCATCAATCTGGACTCTCACAGCTATGAACGCACCAGCCAGAACCTCAAAGACCCGGGGCGCTACAGCTTTGAGGATGCCCAG GAGCACATCTTCAAGTTGATGAAGAGTGACAGCTATGCTCGTTTCCTGCGCTCCAATGCCTACCAGGACCTCCTGCTGGCCCGGAAGAAG GGGAAGTCGTTGACAGGTAAACGACTCACAGGGCTCATGCAGTCCTCCTGA
- the rgs6 gene encoding regulator of G-protein signaling 6 isoform X1, translating into MAQGSRDQGGVGTADPDDDSPNMIVYRKIEDLVSRLQDEKAGGVPIRTVKSFLSKIPSVVTGADIVQWLMKNLSIEDPAEAIHLGSLIAALGYIFPISDHVLTLKDDGTFYRFQAPYFWPSNCWEPENTDYAIYLCKRTMQNKARLELADYEAENLARLQRAFARKWEFIFMQAEAQVKIDRKKDKTERKILDSQERAFWDVHRPVPGCVNTTEMDIRKCRREKNPQKVKKSVYGVTDEAQTHSPVHTPSQPIRKATKEDVQKEISFLNTQLDRHCMKMSKVADSLMSYTEQFLDYDPFVTMSEPSNPWISDDTTFWDLEASKDPSQQRVRKWGFSLEETLKDPAGRDQFLKFLESEFSSENLRFWLAVQDLKRRPLQDVPGRAQEIWQEFLAEGAPSSINLDSHSYERTSQNLKDPGRYSFEDAQEHIFKLMKSDSYARFLRSNAYQDLLLARKKPESEQGRRTSLEKFTRSVGKSLTGKRLTGLMQSS; encoded by the exons ATCGAAGACCTCGTCAGTCGCCTCCAGGATGAGAAGGCCGGAGGTGTACCCATCCGGACAGTAAAGAGCTTCTTATCCAAGATCCCCAGTGTTGTCACAG GTGCAGACATTGTCCAGTGGCTGATGAAGAACCTCTCCATTGAGGACCCAG CCGAAGCTATTCATCTGGGGAGCCTCATCGCTGCCCTGGGCTACATCTTCCCAATCTCTGACCATGTTCTCACACTGAAGGACGATGGGACGTTTTATCGCTTCCAG GCTCCATACTTTTGGCCATCCAACTGCTGGGAGCCGGAGAACACAGATTACG CCATTTACCTTTGTAAGCGGACCATGCAGAACAAGGCCCGTCTGGAGCTGGCCGACTACGAGGCT GAGAACCTGGCCCGGCTTCAGAGGGCCTTTGCCAGGAAGTGGGAGTTCATCTTCATGCAAGCAGAGGCACAGGTCAA GATTGACAGAAAGAAGGACAAGACGGAGCGCAAGATCCTCGACAGCCAGGAAAGGGCATTCTGGGATGTCCATCGGCCAGTG CCAGGCTGCGTGAACACAACCGAGATGGATATCCGCAAATGTCGGAGAGAGAAGAACCcacagaaagtgaaaaag TCAGTGTATGGGGTGACCGATGAGGCCCAGACACACAGCCCCGTTCACACACCGTCACAGCCCATCAGGAAGGCCACCAAAGAGGACGTGCAGAAGGAG ATATCATTCCTAAATACACAACTGGACAGACACTGTATGAAAATGTCCAAAGTCGCTGACAG CTTGATGAGCTACACGGAGCAGTTCCTCGACTACGACCCTTTTGTGACGATGTCAGAACCCTCTAACCCATGGATCAGTGATGATACCACCTTCTGGGACCTAGAAGCCAG CAAGGACCCCAGTCAGCAGCGCGTCAGGAAGTGGGGTTTCTCGCTGGAAGAGACACTGAAAGACCCTGCAGGGCGGGACCAGTTCCTAAAGTTCCTTGAGTCCGAGTTCAGCTCAGAAAATCTACG GTTCTGGCTGGCGGTGCAAGACCTCAAGCGTCGCCCCCTGCAGGACGTCCCCGGTAGGGCCCAGGAAATCTGGCAGGAGTTCCTGGCAGAGGGCGCCCCCAGCTCCATCAATCTGGACTCTCACAGCTATGAACGCACCAGCCAGAACCTCAAAGACCCGGGGCGCTACAGCTTTGAGGATGCCCAG GAGCACATCTTCAAGTTGATGAAGAGTGACAGCTATGCTCGTTTCCTGCGCTCCAATGCCTACCAGGACCTCCTGCTGGCCCGGAAGAAG CCTGAGAGCGAGCAGGGACGCCGTACCTCCCTGGAGAAGTTTACTCGCAGCGTG GGGAAGTCGTTGACAGGTAAACGACTCACAGGGCTCATGCAGTCCTCCTGA